One Erythrobacter aureus DNA segment encodes these proteins:
- a CDS encoding transposase, producing the protein MFAVRFGEGFECPKCRRSGGRHRIMAERAYSCQWCGHHLHPTGGTPFEKTRTLLQLWFYAINLFNTTRHGVSAKELQRQLGVTHKTAWRMARWNMPTSTIASPKRSRSTASRNSGGT; encoded by the coding sequence CTGTTCGCCGTTCGCTTTGGCGAAGGCTTCGAGTGCCCCAAGTGCCGGCGATCTGGCGGGAGGCATCGTATCATGGCGGAGCGGGCCTATTCCTGCCAGTGGTGCGGTCACCACCTGCACCCCACGGGAGGCACTCCGTTCGAAAAGACGCGGACGCTGCTGCAGCTATGGTTCTACGCAATCAACCTGTTCAACACCACACGCCACGGTGTCAGCGCCAAGGAATTGCAGCGTCAGCTAGGGGTGACCCACAAGACCGCATGGCGCATGGCGCGATGGAATATGCCTACTTCGACTATCGCCTCGCCGAAACGGTCACGGTCAACGGCATCGAGAAATTCTGGCGGCACCTAA
- a CDS encoding transposase: MEYAYFDYRLAETVTVNGIEKFWRHLKWSINCTYTSVSAKHLSSYVKEFEYRFKRRNLPETTLPEILSTFRPLSAE, from the coding sequence ATGGAATATGCCTACTTCGACTATCGCCTCGCCGAAACGGTCACGGTCAACGGCATCGAGAAATTCTGGCGGCACCTAAAGTGGTCGATTAACTGCACTTACACCAGCGTGAGCGCGAAGCACCTGAGCAGTTACGTCAAGGAATTCGAGTACCGTTTCAAACGTCGCAATCTTCCGGAGACGACGCTACCCGAGATTCTTTCGACTTTCCGGCCATTGAGCGCAGAGTAG